In Geminicoccaceae bacterium, a single window of DNA contains:
- a CDS encoding S9 family peptidase, with protein MLAPVAVKKPVVIERHGFRWSDDYAWLRDPRYPEVADNEILDYLKAENAWFQNAMAPHRHFVEDLHRELKGRIKDDDSSVPVPHGPFSYGWRFRPGAQYRTWFRTPREGGDEEVMVDEVSLAAGKDYFNLRSIAVSPDHRLVAYSTDDDGSERYVVHFRNLETDEESLDHVHNTSGGVLWSADGTVLFYVELNDNLRPFRVRAHRLGEDELEDRIVFEEGDPAYFVSLSRTSDRRWIIIYSGTHVTREALLIDANVPLSAPRTISPRRDGHRYDVDHAHGRFWILTNDRHRNFRLVSAPVDDPCEAAWREEIAGSDHHYLLDASCFAGFLVISERVDGLSNIRIRSYDGSSEHSVDFGEEVYTAVLGDNREFETESIRMAFSSMITPGTVYDYCIDRRELDIRKVQEIPSGYDPSLYESHRIWAKSPDGTDVPISIVHRRDFEKNGKGRAYLYGYGSYGMSSDPNFNPNRLSLLDRGFACAIAHVRGGSELGYGWYEDGKLARKPNTFVDFIACAEKLIGDGYVAPGQITIAGGSAGGMLMGAVANMRPELWGAVVAQVPFVDVLNTMLDESLPLTPIEWPEWGNPVTSREDFELIRSYSPYDNVTAQDYPPILITAGISDPRVTYWEPAKWVAALRSSRTNDNPLFFKINMGAGHFGASGRFDALKELAEIYTFVLKCSDL; from the coding sequence ATGCTTGCTCCCGTTGCCGTGAAGAAACCCGTGGTCATCGAACGCCATGGTTTTCGCTGGAGCGACGATTACGCATGGCTGCGCGATCCCCGCTATCCCGAGGTCGCCGACAACGAGATCCTCGACTATCTGAAGGCCGAAAATGCCTGGTTCCAGAATGCCATGGCGCCGCACCGGCACTTTGTCGAAGATCTTCATCGGGAGTTGAAGGGGCGGATCAAGGACGACGATTCGTCGGTACCGGTGCCACATGGACCTTTTTCCTATGGCTGGCGCTTCAGGCCGGGTGCCCAGTATCGCACATGGTTCCGGACCCCGAGGGAAGGCGGTGACGAGGAGGTGATGGTCGACGAGGTGTCACTGGCTGCGGGCAAGGATTATTTCAACCTGCGGAGCATCGCCGTCAGTCCCGATCATCGGCTGGTGGCCTATTCCACGGATGACGATGGTTCCGAACGTTATGTCGTTCACTTCCGCAATCTGGAGACGGACGAGGAAAGTCTCGATCATGTGCACAACACGTCGGGTGGAGTCCTCTGGTCGGCCGATGGTACTGTCCTTTTCTATGTGGAGTTGAACGACAACCTGCGACCGTTCCGGGTCAGGGCCCATCGCCTCGGAGAGGACGAACTTGAGGACCGGATCGTCTTCGAGGAGGGCGATCCCGCCTATTTCGTAAGTCTGTCACGCACCTCCGATCGCCGCTGGATCATCATCTACAGTGGCACCCATGTGACCCGGGAAGCCCTCCTGATCGATGCGAATGTCCCCCTGTCGGCACCTCGCACGATATCCCCCCGGCGTGATGGCCACCGGTATGATGTCGACCACGCCCATGGCCGGTTCTGGATCCTGACCAACGACCGGCACCGGAACTTCCGTCTTGTCAGCGCTCCCGTCGACGATCCTTGCGAGGCGGCGTGGCGCGAGGAGATCGCCGGGTCGGATCATCACTATCTGCTCGATGCATCCTGCTTCGCCGGTTTCCTCGTCATCAGCGAGCGCGTGGACGGTCTCTCCAACATCCGCATCCGCAGCTATGACGGCAGCAGCGAACACAGCGTCGATTTTGGCGAGGAGGTGTACACGGCGGTTCTCGGCGACAATCGCGAGTTCGAGACGGAAAGCATCCGCATGGCGTTCAGTTCGATGATCACGCCCGGTACCGTCTACGATTACTGTATCGACCGTCGCGAGCTTGACATTCGCAAGGTGCAGGAGATCCCTTCAGGCTACGATCCCTCACTCTATGAAAGTCACCGCATCTGGGCGAAATCGCCCGATGGCACGGACGTTCCGATCTCCATCGTCCACCGTCGCGACTTCGAGAAGAACGGCAAGGGGCGGGCATATCTCTACGGCTATGGCTCCTACGGCATGAGCTCCGATCCGAACTTCAACCCCAATCGCCTGAGCCTTCTCGATCGCGGTTTCGCCTGTGCGATCGCTCACGTTCGCGGTGGCAGTGAACTGGGCTACGGCTGGTACGAAGACGGCAAGCTGGCGAGAAAGCCTAATACGTTCGTCGACTTTATTGCATGTGCGGAGAAGCTGATCGGGGACGGCTATGTCGCGCCGGGGCAGATAACCATCGCGGGGGGGAGCGCCGGCGGCATGTTGATGGGCGCCGTGGCCAACATGCGACCTGAATTGTGGGGTGCTGTCGTGGCCCAGGTACCGTTTGTCGATGTGCTCAACACCATGCTCGACGAGTCCCTGCCGCTGACGCCCATCGAGTGGCCGGAATGGGGCAATCCTGTCACCAGTCGGGAGGATTTCGAACTTATCCGGAGCTATTCGCCGTATGACAACGTCACGGCCCAGGACTATCCGCCGATCCTGATCACCGCCGGCATCAGCGATCCCCGCGTCACCTATTGGGAACCGGCCAAGTGGGTTGCCGCCTTGCGGTCCAGCCGGACCAATGACAATCCGCTTTTCTTCAAGATCAACATGGGCGCGGGACATTTCGGTGCGTCCGGCCGCTTCGACGCGCTGAAGGAGCTTGCGGAGATCTACACCTTCGTCTTGAAATGCAGCGATTTGTGA
- a CDS encoding SDR family oxidoreductase, whose amino-acid sequence MGDRLKGKKALVTAAGQGIGKASAELFAAEGATVIATDINEAALASVRGCETRKLDVLDAAAIEEIAAELGTVDVLFNCAGFVHHGTILECSEKDWDFSNDLNVRAMYRMCKAFLPAMIAGGGGSIVNMSSVAGAPKGIVNRFVYGTTKAAVIGLTKSIAIDFVQKGIRCNAICPGTVETPSLEERIHSQGDYDKARAAFIARQPMGRLGTAAEIANLALYLASDESSYTTGTVNIIDGGIAV is encoded by the coding sequence ATGGGTGATCGTCTGAAGGGCAAGAAGGCACTCGTCACGGCAGCGGGCCAGGGCATCGGCAAGGCAAGCGCCGAACTCTTCGCCGCCGAGGGGGCGACAGTGATCGCCACGGATATCAACGAAGCAGCCCTTGCTTCCGTGCGCGGCTGCGAGACCCGCAAGCTCGACGTCCTGGATGCCGCGGCCATTGAGGAGATTGCCGCCGAGCTGGGAACGGTCGACGTCCTGTTCAACTGTGCGGGATTTGTGCATCACGGCACCATTCTCGAATGTAGCGAGAAAGACTGGGACTTCTCCAACGATCTCAATGTCCGGGCCATGTACCGCATGTGCAAGGCTTTCCTGCCGGCCATGATCGCGGGTGGTGGCGGCTCGATCGTCAACATGAGCTCGGTCGCCGGTGCGCCCAAGGGCATCGTCAACCGCTTTGTCTACGGGACGACCAAGGCCGCCGTGATCGGTCTGACCAAGTCGATTGCCATCGACTTCGTGCAGAAGGGGATCCGCTGCAACGCGATCTGTCCTGGAACCGTGGAAACGCCTTCGCTTGAAGAACGTATCCATTCGCAGGGCGACTATGACAAGGCCCGCGCCGCCTTCATCGCCCGCCAGCCGATGGGTCGCCTTGGCACGGCTGCCGAAATCGCCAACCTCGCCCTCTACCTGGCTTCCGACGAGAGCAGCTACACCACCGGCACCGTCAACATCATCGACGGTGGTATCGCAGTCTAG
- a CDS encoding sulfite exporter TauE/SafE family protein, whose protein sequence is MLDNPQFYFAAIPALLIFGISKGGFGGGLGIVAVPLMALVIPPAQAAALLLPLLCLMDLIGIGRYRRDWDRHSLKCMLPGAVVGIAIGSLAFGYLSEHVVRLLLGLVAVSFCANYFLRGGNRRAAQPPNAMAGAFWGMLAGITSTIAHAGGPPANMYLLPRKLDKTLFVGTMVVLFAAINACKIPPYIALGLYDPAILWACLALSPVAALGMLLGIRLHGMVNELLFYRICYVLVLLTGLKLITDGLAGL, encoded by the coding sequence ATGCTCGACAATCCGCAGTTCTATTTCGCTGCCATCCCCGCCCTGCTGATCTTCGGCATCTCCAAGGGTGGTTTCGGCGGTGGGCTCGGCATCGTCGCCGTTCCGCTGATGGCCCTGGTGATCCCGCCGGCACAGGCTGCGGCCCTGCTGCTGCCGCTGCTGTGCCTGATGGACCTCATCGGCATCGGCCGTTACAGGCGTGACTGGGATCGCCATTCGCTCAAGTGCATGCTGCCCGGTGCCGTGGTCGGGATCGCCATCGGCAGCCTGGCTTTCGGCTATCTGTCGGAGCACGTGGTCCGCCTGTTGCTGGGCCTTGTCGCGGTCTCATTCTGCGCGAACTATTTCCTGCGCGGAGGAAACAGGCGTGCGGCACAGCCCCCCAATGCCATGGCGGGCGCCTTCTGGGGCATGCTCGCGGGCATCACCAGCACGATTGCCCATGCCGGCGGACCGCCCGCCAACATGTATCTCCTGCCGCGCAAGCTCGACAAGACGCTGTTCGTCGGGACCATGGTGGTCCTGTTTGCCGCCATCAACGCCTGCAAGATCCCGCCCTACATCGCGCTCGGCCTTTACGATCCCGCGATCCTGTGGGCTTGCCTTGCCCTCTCGCCGGTCGCTGCCCTGGGCATGCTGCTCGGCATCCGCCTGCACGGCATGGTCAACGAACTCCTGTTCTACAGGATCTGCTATGTTCTCGTGCTGTTGACCGGCCTCAAGCTGATCACGGACGGACTGGCCGGCCTGTAA
- a CDS encoding aldo/keto reductase: protein MHQITFANRRTVPALGQGTWFMGERNDRRATEIRALRHGIDLGMTLIDTAEMYAEGGAERVVGEAIRGIRDRVFIVSKVYPHNASRRGVEEACARSLARLGTDHIDLYLLHWRGSHPLAETVAGFEHLCATGHIGAWGVSNLDIDDMEELSGIGSGDRCAADQILYNITRRGPEWDLLPWCQDRGMPLMAYSPIEQGRLPAGTALDIVARNHGVDRHAIALAWVLARPGVIAIPKSANVRHVEANRAAADLVLQPDDLALLDRDFPPPRRAEPLEML from the coding sequence ATGCATCAGATCACTTTCGCCAACCGCCGCACCGTCCCGGCCCTCGGCCAGGGCACATGGTTCATGGGCGAGCGCAATGACCGGCGCGCGACCGAGATCCGGGCCCTCCGACATGGCATCGATCTCGGCATGACACTGATCGACACTGCCGAGATGTATGCCGAAGGTGGAGCGGAACGGGTGGTCGGAGAGGCCATTCGCGGAATACGCGACCGGGTCTTCATCGTCAGCAAGGTCTATCCCCACAATGCCAGCAGGCGCGGTGTGGAGGAAGCCTGCGCGCGCAGCCTCGCCCGACTGGGCACCGATCACATCGATCTCTACCTGCTCCACTGGCGGGGCAGCCATCCGCTGGCCGAAACCGTAGCGGGCTTCGAACATCTGTGCGCCACCGGACATATCGGCGCCTGGGGCGTGAGCAATCTCGACATCGACGACATGGAGGAGCTCTCGGGTATCGGCAGCGGCGATCGCTGTGCTGCCGACCAGATCCTCTACAACATCACGAGACGAGGGCCGGAATGGGATCTCCTTCCATGGTGCCAGGATCGCGGCATGCCGCTCATGGCCTACAGCCCGATCGAGCAGGGGCGCCTCCCCGCGGGCACCGCACTCGACATCGTTGCCCGCAACCATGGCGTGGACCGTCATGCCATAGCACTTGCCTGGGTGCTTGCCCGTCCAGGCGTGATCGCCATCCCCAAATCCGCGAACGTCAGGCATGTCGAGGCCAACCGCGCCGCCGCCGACCTCGTGCTTCAACCGGATGATCTCGCCCTGCTCGACCGCGATTTCCCGCCGCCGCGCCGTGCGGAACCGCTGGAGATGCTGTAG
- a CDS encoding helix-turn-helix transcriptional regulator yields MSVADRHGSLEKAAPSANGKPIRDVDRLPENIRYLCSFYPSISHVCRETRINRQQFNKYIIGSVQPSIHLLRRIADFFNLNVDEMFLPTDELRIIFEIKRSSNFNFKIQGYENGPNLKVLTDILLRMSHSDAMTLRRYVGCYFRYNYAFDGSGRVVRSIFFISESNGLFVTKLLERLQHRSNGTNEITTHKYAGVLVALSGCIFNVEYETIMKSCVGHAAFSNLQRPGQKYIVGIQNSYSSATGKPTASRVVLERHSKRPCLREIINQCGMFLPRSPEIPPHILPLIDNSNKRGTDVFSLSNL; encoded by the coding sequence ATGTCAGTCGCAGATCGACATGGAAGTTTGGAGAAGGCTGCTCCGAGTGCGAATGGCAAACCAATACGGGATGTCGATCGACTGCCCGAGAACATTCGCTATCTCTGTTCATTTTATCCGTCTATTTCACATGTTTGCCGGGAAACTCGCATAAACCGGCAACAATTCAATAAATATATAATTGGAAGTGTGCAGCCTTCGATACATCTTTTGCGGAGAATTGCCGATTTTTTTAATCTTAATGTCGATGAAATGTTCCTTCCAACTGATGAATTGCGCATCATCTTTGAAATCAAGAGATCATCTAATTTTAACTTCAAAATCCAAGGTTACGAGAATGGGCCAAACCTGAAGGTCCTGACTGACATCTTGCTGCGAATGTCTCACTCCGACGCAATGACTCTCAGGCGCTATGTTGGATGCTACTTCCGCTACAATTATGCCTTCGATGGTTCCGGGCGCGTCGTTCGCAGCATATTCTTCATTTCGGAATCGAACGGCCTTTTCGTCACGAAGCTGCTTGAACGACTTCAACACCGGTCGAACGGTACAAACGAAATAACCACACACAAATATGCGGGAGTTCTCGTGGCTCTTTCAGGTTGCATATTCAATGTGGAGTATGAAACAATCATGAAAAGTTGCGTGGGCCACGCAGCATTTTCGAACCTTCAGCGTCCAGGACAAAAATATATTGTCGGAATACAAAATTCATACAGTAGCGCGACCGGAAAACCGACTGCTTCGCGCGTCGTTCTGGAACGACACTCAAAGAGGCCCTGCTTGCGTGAAATCATCAACCAGTGCGGAATGTTTCTGCCACGCAGCCCCGAGATACCCCCACATATTCTACCATTGATAGATAATAGCAATAAACGGGGAACCGACGTCTTTTCACTTTCCAATCTTTGA
- a CDS encoding FAD-binding oxidoreductase, whose protein sequence is MKSDAVVIGGGVVGLGAALTLIESGLEKVTLLENKVIASGGSGLGTGSVHTQRWYATDSDLIQRTRSIVKRLATTTNGVFDLYPVGRLTVVGGADGEIVSAYGRHLRTIGIDAVELSRNELKARFPEMNVTDIDRALFTREDGVLYPPALSWALAGFFRKAGGTIWEGCAATGLKIAGNRIRGVSLSNDDIIETDRVIVAAGVWSRKLLQTAGLDLALTHAVTHNSVMTIGRRDLWSQVPSLLDGVLGVIAIPRNPGTIMAANTAGEYQAPISRSENVMRSSTVELIERDEEFKAETLQQQASVLAQLRHRYSGYDIRGIVGHWAGLLDGTPDNHPLLGAFPGIDGLWVGCGLTGYGVQRGPGVGEALAHLALGKEPLVDVSAYAVGRFDDHEDFALDLSSDNPFEGFRNMGVHVPTS, encoded by the coding sequence ATGAAAAGCGACGCGGTGGTCATCGGCGGCGGGGTTGTCGGTCTTGGCGCGGCGCTCACGCTCATCGAATCCGGGCTGGAGAAGGTCACCCTACTTGAAAACAAGGTGATCGCATCAGGCGGGTCCGGCCTTGGAACCGGATCGGTCCATACCCAGCGCTGGTACGCCACGGATTCGGACCTGATCCAGCGTACTCGAAGCATCGTCAAGCGGCTTGCCACGACCACGAACGGTGTATTCGACCTCTATCCGGTCGGGCGGCTTACGGTTGTCGGGGGTGCTGATGGCGAGATTGTCTCGGCCTATGGCAGGCATCTGCGCACCATCGGGATCGATGCGGTCGAGTTGTCGCGGAACGAGCTGAAGGCACGTTTCCCGGAGATGAATGTCACCGATATCGATCGAGCACTCTTTACCAGGGAGGATGGTGTGCTTTACCCGCCAGCCCTGAGTTGGGCGCTGGCGGGATTCTTTCGCAAAGCCGGCGGGACGATCTGGGAAGGTTGTGCGGCGACCGGGCTGAAGATCGCGGGCAACAGGATCCGCGGCGTCTCGTTGTCGAACGATGACATTATCGAAACGGATCGTGTCATTGTCGCGGCTGGGGTCTGGTCGCGGAAATTGTTGCAGACGGCGGGGCTCGATCTCGCGTTAACGCACGCAGTGACGCATAATAGCGTAATGACGATCGGACGCAGGGACTTGTGGTCGCAGGTTCCTTCGCTGCTCGACGGCGTTCTTGGCGTCATCGCCATTCCACGCAATCCCGGTACGATCATGGCCGCAAACACGGCCGGCGAATATCAGGCGCCGATATCCAGATCAGAGAACGTCATGCGTTCGAGTACGGTTGAATTGATCGAGCGCGACGAGGAATTCAAGGCGGAAACGCTGCAACAGCAAGCTAGCGTGCTGGCACAGCTTCGGCATCGCTACTCAGGCTATGATATCCGCGGTATAGTCGGTCATTGGGCCGGGCTGTTGGATGGCACTCCGGACAACCATCCCTTGCTGGGCGCATTTCCAGGCATTGACGGCCTTTGGGTTGGCTGTGGCCTTACAGGCTACGGGGTCCAGCGTGGTCCCGGTGTGGGCGAAGCATTGGCGCATCTGGCACTCGGGAAAGAGCCGCTTGTGGATGTTTCGGCATATGCGGTCGGTCGTTTCGACGATCACGAGGACTTCGCGCTCGATCTGAGCAGCGACAACCCCTTCGAAGGTTTTAGGAATATGGGCGTGCATGTCCCGACCTCCTGA
- a CDS encoding ABC transporter substrate-binding protein, with amino-acid sequence MNLLRKIQATACLAMLGMSLMASDPAGAADVRIAYQPLVAIPQGAMKREGWYEEATGANVEWGNFSSGGDVNTAFAAGAIDIGLVGLPVFVSGIAQGIPYRLIMLYDVPGSMSGLAVQKDSGIEAIADLEGKRIGVPFGSGADYMLQAALKENGVSPDDVTLVNLQPQPIVAAWSTGQIDAAYIWSPILTELMAQDGKLILNDSDLAKLGYFAGDVGLVTDSFATGHPDLVTGWVEQNLRAVNWVNDNGAGAYDSMMAEYELTPDQFRDTALPPATSFPDLETLTSDQWFGNDAETIKKASLRIGEFLANNKLIARAPTPDEIANAIDASFLETAKVPPYK; translated from the coding sequence ATGAACTTGTTGAGGAAGATCCAGGCAACGGCATGCCTGGCTATGCTTGGAATGAGTTTGATGGCATCGGATCCTGCAGGAGCGGCCGATGTCAGGATTGCCTACCAGCCTTTAGTTGCGATTCCGCAGGGCGCAATGAAACGCGAGGGTTGGTACGAAGAGGCGACCGGCGCGAATGTCGAGTGGGGGAATTTCAGTTCCGGCGGTGATGTCAATACGGCTTTCGCGGCCGGTGCCATCGATATCGGTCTGGTCGGGCTGCCTGTCTTCGTGTCCGGCATAGCCCAGGGAATCCCGTATCGCCTCATCATGCTTTACGATGTGCCAGGCTCAATGTCCGGTCTGGCCGTGCAAAAAGACTCGGGAATCGAGGCAATAGCAGACCTGGAAGGCAAGAGGATCGGCGTGCCGTTCGGATCCGGTGCCGATTACATGTTGCAAGCGGCGCTGAAGGAGAACGGCGTTTCCCCTGACGATGTCACGCTCGTCAACCTTCAACCGCAGCCCATCGTTGCCGCCTGGTCCACCGGACAGATCGATGCTGCCTATATCTGGTCGCCGATCCTGACGGAACTGATGGCTCAGGACGGAAAGCTGATTCTCAATGACAGCGATCTTGCAAAACTGGGTTATTTCGCGGGCGATGTGGGGCTCGTGACGGATTCGTTCGCAACCGGGCATCCCGATCTGGTCACGGGCTGGGTGGAGCAGAATCTGCGTGCCGTGAACTGGGTCAACGACAATGGGGCTGGAGCCTATGACTCGATGATGGCGGAATACGAGCTGACGCCCGATCAGTTCAGGGACACGGCACTTCCGCCGGCAACGTCATTTCCGGATTTGGAAACCCTGACCAGTGATCAGTGGTTTGGCAATGATGCGGAAACAATCAAGAAGGCAAGTCTGCGCATCGGCGAGTTCCTGGCGAATAACAAGCTGATCGCGAGGGCGCCAACTCCTGATGAAATCGCCAATGCAATTGATGCGAGCTTCCTGGAAACTGCAAAGGTACCTCCCTACAAATAG
- a CDS encoding ABC transporter permease translates to MSAADTTTDAVQVSDRYLKRSGVLRRARNFIISAASVFVFFAVWTIIANSGVISPTFLPSPAAVWASLVDAQVDGYRGHTLAAHVAYSLFRVFSGFTAAIVIGVPVGLMMGRSDTANAIIDPFVQFFRPLPPLGYYMLLVLWFGIGEMSKVVLLFLTGFPVMVVSAAAAVRSVQESHLRVARSLGLSERQVFWSVIFPSTLPALFTAARLTIGVTFGSLVAAEIVAASRGVGFIILNSSQYLRTEYVFMGIFVIGAIALLLDKAASAIERVVVPWAGKG, encoded by the coding sequence ATGTCAGCAGCAGATACGACGACCGATGCGGTACAAGTATCCGATCGGTATCTGAAAAGATCTGGTGTGCTGAGAAGAGCCCGCAATTTCATAATCAGTGCCGCCAGTGTTTTCGTGTTCTTTGCTGTCTGGACAATCATTGCGAATTCCGGCGTCATTTCGCCCACATTCCTGCCGTCGCCCGCGGCAGTATGGGCTTCACTCGTCGATGCGCAAGTTGACGGCTACAGGGGGCACACTCTGGCCGCGCACGTGGCTTACAGCCTGTTCCGGGTATTTTCCGGTTTTACCGCGGCCATCGTTATCGGTGTACCTGTGGGCCTCATGATGGGGCGAAGCGACACGGCCAATGCAATCATAGATCCGTTCGTGCAGTTCTTCCGGCCGTTGCCGCCACTTGGATATTACATGCTTTTGGTGTTGTGGTTCGGTATCGGCGAGATGTCCAAGGTGGTGCTGCTTTTCCTGACCGGCTTTCCGGTGATGGTCGTTTCGGCCGCTGCTGCGGTGCGCAGTGTTCAGGAAAGTCATCTCAGGGTCGCGCGATCGCTGGGGCTCTCCGAACGGCAGGTTTTCTGGTCGGTGATTTTTCCATCGACGTTGCCGGCACTTTTCACCGCCGCACGGCTGACCATAGGCGTAACGTTTGGATCACTGGTCGCGGCGGAAATTGTCGCAGCTTCAAGGGGAGTAGGCTTCATCATTCTGAATTCAAGCCAGTATCTACGGACGGAATATGTATTCATGGGCATTTTCGTCATCGGTGCGATCGCGCTGCTGCTGGACAAGGCGGCCTCGGCGATCGAGCGCGTCGTTGTGCCGTGGGCTGGGAAAGGATGA
- a CDS encoding ABC transporter ATP-binding protein produces the protein MSFSNPVIFEPDSGKELLSIRDLSVRFDKAEALRAVNLDVRQGEFIAVVGPSGCGKSTLLHVIAGFLQPTSGSAKLNGEEIRKPGADRTVVLQQPALFQWLNVYENVELGPKARGVPKAERHETVQKYLDLVGLSHVQKSHSYELSGGMQQRVSLARALANDTSILLVDEPFGALDALTRDRMQREIVRIWHETGKTVLFITHDVEEAVFCATSIVVMAASPGRVLEQHPAPFSRMYAEHDLGARAVKSRPDFIELREKILAQIVGEDLD, from the coding sequence ATGAGCTTCTCCAATCCCGTTATCTTCGAGCCCGACTCGGGGAAAGAGCTGCTTAGCATTCGCGACCTTTCGGTGCGCTTCGACAAGGCCGAGGCGCTCAGGGCCGTAAACCTCGATGTCCGTCAGGGTGAGTTCATTGCGGTGGTCGGTCCCTCCGGCTGCGGGAAAAGCACGCTCCTGCACGTCATTGCAGGATTCCTCCAGCCAACCTCCGGGTCGGCCAAGCTGAACGGAGAGGAAATTCGCAAGCCCGGCGCGGACAGGACGGTTGTGCTCCAGCAGCCCGCATTGTTTCAGTGGTTGAACGTTTACGAAAATGTCGAACTGGGACCGAAAGCGCGCGGTGTTCCAAAAGCGGAACGGCATGAAACGGTGCAGAAATATCTGGATCTTGTCGGCCTGTCGCACGTTCAGAAAAGTCATTCCTATGAGTTATCCGGTGGCATGCAGCAACGGGTCTCGCTCGCTCGCGCGCTTGCCAACGACACCAGCATCCTGCTCGTAGACGAACCTTTCGGTGCGCTGGATGCCCTGACGCGGGATCGCATGCAGCGCGAAATCGTCCGGATCTGGCACGAAACCGGAAAAACCGTACTGTTCATCACCCATGACGTCGAGGAAGCCGTTTTCTGCGCAACCTCGATTGTGGTGATGGCGGCTTCACCCGGCCGGGTGCTGGAGCAACATCCGGCGCCGTTTTCACGCATGTATGCCGAGCATGATCTTGGCGCGCGCGCTGTGAAGTCGCGTCCTGACTTCATCGAGCTCCGGGAGAAGATCCTGGCACAGATTGTCGGGGAGGATCTGGATTAG